The Henningerozyma blattae CBS 6284 chromosome 9, complete genome DNA segment caaaaaagaaatataaaaagattGTGGAGCAAGTTTCTCAATTAGAAGCACTTGAAAACcaaaaaacaattgaaaatattaaaaacaCTTAACTTAACATATGGAGAAGTATAAATTGGTAAGTATCATATGACTACGTTCTGATTTGATTCCTAAGGATATATATACTCGTGACTTTTGCtctatatattctttaagGCCTGTATATAAACtaatgaaaagaaattcaattggtatatttataatttacatATCCATACATTCTCaaagtttaaataatattcttacTAAATATGTTTACAGTGTAAGAGAAAACGCTCTATAAAATATTCGAATAAGTAACATAAAATTCAGGATTGAAATGATCATAATATGCATTAATATACATTACGAAGAGATATAATAATCAATGGACCACTTGCACACTTAAAAAGACCAGGGACTTGTAGGGAgataacaaataaaaaaacagatTATTACCAAAAGGTTGAATGATAATGCTAATATATCACACAACAATTATTTGCTAGTTAAATCTGGTAAAAAAATCCCATAGTTAGCCTTCACATAATTAATGGGAAAACAATCATCAACAACTATCATTGTGCTTagagtttattttttgcaGAAAAAGACAGGTCCTAGGGGCTTCTGTCCCGAaaagtaatatttaaacTATTATTGCTTTTTTAAACTATCTAGCCTGGCTTGCAAATCGGCATCTGGATTAGAGCCTCCAATAGAAGTACCAATAGCTTCTGCAATTGGTTGAGATTCCAAAACTTCAGATTCTTTCATTACCCCTTGAGGGGTAGTTTGTAACTGTGCATTCAAATCAACACCAATCTCGTCCAATACTTGATTCACAATATCATCTGcctcttcatcttcatctaattcatcGCCCATTGCATTATCAATAGATTCATCCATAAAGTCTTGTCTCTGATCCATTAAATCGCTTTGCTTTTCAAACTCCATGGAGATACGCTGTAGTTGTGGGATATTCATTGATCTATTCATACCTGCCAATAAAATAGTAGCATCTTTCATTGATTGTGCCATTTGATCACTACTACGAACAGTTTGAATTCTTAAAGATATTGCTTGCAATTGGGTTCTCATATTATCGAATTTTTGAATGTAATTTCTTGTTCTGACCAAATCCTTTGCCTGAATTTTTGCAGCTCCAATTTGGCCATTCTTCGCTGACCTTTTAATGTcattaacaatttttttttcttgaatctccaattttcttttctctcTCTCTAATTCACGCTGAGTTCTATCTAGAGCTCTTTGGTTTTTTCTCAACCTTTCCTGGGGTGTAACACTCTTACCAAAAGCCCATTCAAAAAGACtcatgattattatttagtttaCTTAGCTATATAATTAACAAaccaaatattattaattaacgGTGGTAATATAgcaatttttatttactgTGCCCAATTGTGAATAATTTTAAGTATGCTCTTGCAACATTTTccaatctttatttttaatattgcACCACTATATGTATCAAGCTTTTACCCCTGCTATACAGTATTAATTTTCACCCGGACAATTTGAATTCTAACGTtagatttgaattatttagcgaaaatgaatgaaaaataaaggaaaaatatatataaaacatATGTACAATTGCAAAGTAACCCAAAAGCATCTTAAGGtaatataaaaaacaaGACGCATTAATTTGTAGCacatttctaatttttacTGCATCAGAAGATACTTAACGTTAAGCGATATTATCTAAATCACAACTGAGGGGAACAAAAAATGTtatatgaattattaacGATAAGCCGTATTACCCATCCTTCTGCGTTAAATCAAGAAGCCAAAGAAATAGCTAAGATGGTTGGTAAATTGGTAATTGAAAATAGGGGTGTTGTCCGTAATGTATTTCCCCTAGGCTATAGAAACTTGccaaaaattataaagaaGGATCAAGAAAAACACTTTAGAGGGTTTAATACTTTGATGCTATTTGACGCATCACCAGCTGTACAATCACAAATACATCGTATCATAAAGAAAGATCCCCGCATTATTAGGTCTAGTATTATATCAGTGAGTACAAAAAAGAGTCTTGATGTGGCTACATCGTATGAAAAAGCTTATGGGAAGAAAACCATATTAGAAAGGAATTCTGAATACTTATAATAGATGGAACGATACTAAATATTCCCAATAACAAAACGATTTTACCTACATTAGAAGTTGTTTCTTAAGGAATGAGCTGGCGAAAATAGCCGTTCCGCTAGAGCCATGTAAATAGAAAAGCCTGCTATAAGCTTACACCCCTAATCATTTATACTTTCTACATATCTACCTTTGTATTGCATATCACTTAACTGcatttataatattcttGATCAAATGTATAACTACTTTTTATACTTCAATTGAGAGTTACATTCATATAGATTATCCTATATCTCTATAACATGACactaatatatttttggtATAAAGTATTTAAGTATAATATAGCTAAACTAATTTAGAATCCAATATCTAATTACAAAACGTGCAAGGCCTAATCTTAAATTCATAAGACTTATATAACATAGCTATACTTTATCTAGGTCATTGTAGCcataattgataattaaattttgaagttataataaattaaattgtaAAGTTAACTTTTTTCGTAAGTAAACTTTCCAAGATTCCCTAAGATGACCTTTATTCAATGCTTGAGAGCAACTCAAAACTAGAAAGTTTTAAGcccaaatattattcaagtGCTAAAACGAAATTAGTTTTGGTATTGTTTAACTATTAGTggataatataataaacaaatatattaattaaactATCCgtttaaaactttaaatCTCTCAATTTAAAATCCACAAATAAGGTAAAACAAAGAGGCTTTAGTCTCATGAAGggtaatttcaattttgatAAGTAAAAGAACTTACTTTTTAACTAGAATTATAAATGATCTTTTTCTTGTATAGAATTCCCTCATAAATAATTAGGTTCCAATctttaatacaaataattatgttcgttttaaattattgcTTCCAAATGcaaatagtaaaaaaatataaaagacACATTATATTGAACTACTAAGTTTCAAAAATACATTATTATACTTGAAAGTGTGAATCAATATATCACTATGGAATAATTAATGTTTAAGCCTATATTTTACTTTAGATATATTATGTAAATAAATCAGCCTCATTACTACGTAATAACTTAAACATTTGTGACCGCAGTTTCATTATGGACATCGGCGTTATTATACCAAAAATATCTGTCGGACActgaattgaaaatttccTATTACGtaagaaaaattccaaGGGTTGCTTTCAACCATTGTTAGAATATGCTTATATAAAGAGGATGAAAGTATTTGGAACATTCCAGTATGATTTCGTCACTAAACAGagtttatatatttattcgCCAgtatttcaattcaatcagatacaaaaaatactaaaaaaatgtcCTTATTAAAAGTAGCAATCATTGGTGCCAATGGTAAGGTTGGTAGACTATTAATTAACAGGCTTAAGGCTTATCCttcaaaatttgatatACCATTAGCAATTGTCAGAACTAAAGAACAGAAggaatattttgaacaagAGGTGGGTGTAAAGGCTTCGTTAACAAGTATCGAGGATTGTACTGTCGATGAATTAACCGTTGCTATTAAAGGATATGATGCTGTTGTGTTTTCTGCTGGGGCTGGGGGTAGGggaattgaaagaatttttaCTGTTGACTTAGAAGGCTGTAGAAAGGCCATGGAAGCTTGTGAGAAGATCCATATTTCAAGATTTTTGGTTGTTTCAGCTGTTAAAGCTGATGTTCGTTCTTTCTGGTGGAATACTGGGTTGCGTAATTACTATATTGCAAAAAGCGCTGCAGACGAGATCAcgaaaaattctaaattagattttacaattttacAGCCTGGATGGTTAGGAACTGATAAAGGTACTGGTAGATTTCAGCCACTTGATagatttgaagaaaaatcgCCAAATAATTACGCAATTGAAAGAGAAGATGTTGCTGAAGCTTTAgaatattctattttaaatcCAAAACTAACCGCAAGAAAGGTTATCCCATTAGCCAATGGGGATAAACCAATTGACTTTGTATTTAAACatatgtaaaaaaaataatttcaaatagcTCACACATTtaagtttaaatttatgAACACCAGATGCTTACTTTAATTCTCTCATAGAATTTTCATCGtgaaataatgaagatggGATTTTAGTAACAGTGTAGAGACAATATTCGGCCGATAATACTCGGCCGAACCATATCATGCATTCTCCGAAACTTCCCAAAATGGAACAATGATTTTAACAGtttgaatataaataaaaaagttacAATAATGGTTAGGTATTTGCAAATGTAcataaaataatgaaattaatactTTGGGTAACGTTGGAATCTTTGATATGTAAAATAAACCGTTTTAACGAAATATTTACGCGAGCATTTAAGCAAAGTAACAAAGTAGAAGTGAGCTCAGACGTTTATATAAGACAAAACATACTAATATCGAGATCAATGATACAGAGTGCTACCTGGAACAAAGGCCCTACTTCggtcaaaaaaaattaaaagtagTGAAGTTTCCTAGTTCTAATATAGAATTTTCAGAATTGGTTAGTTTATCAGTTcgaaatattataaatatgatCAACAATTAGATAGAATTGcataaaataattgaaatatacaCAATTAGTGTGAATGATATCATAAACCTAATTAAATACTCGGTAAAAAATAGGGTGATTTCCCAAAGAACATTAAACACTTTAGTAAATAGTAAGATACCGATTGATGAATTCGTCAAGAGTATTTAGAATGTAAAACATTAATATGTGCTACATTACAACGTAGGCATTTCACAGAAGTTGCCctttctaaaaatatttataatcatCAGTtactaatttaaaatcattaacACAATTagtaatttctttaaaaacaGTAGGGATATCCTTATCGATAACAttaacttttaataatgttgTAATTCCATCACTGGAAGTATACATATTTGAAGTTGTTGCCGATGATGACTTTGTATAATCCTTAAAAAAGTAATTAAATACGATATCAAACTTAGCTTTCACTTTTAGCTGGAAGTCCGATTTTTCGTATCTTTCTGCACCAAAGCCAGAcctattatttatttgatttgaaGTGGAGATGTCCGAGTCAgtagttaaaaaaatagtcaAGTCAGGTTTAATTAGACCAATATCAGGGCTCAAACACCAATCGAAGTCCATCCTCTCAGTATCTTTTGCTAGAGAATATGCTATACCGGAAAACACATATCTATCCAATAGTACATCATTTCCCTTCTGTAAGCTTGATTTAATCTGCTCAGTTAGTTCCCATCTATTCgaagaaaataacaaaTGAATTGATTGATCTGGtaatttgaaagatttatcAACTAGATAATTATTGATCAATTTGCCGATTGGAGTGGACCTCTCTGGaaatttaatcaattcaCATCTTTTACTAGAACTACTCTGATCTCCTTGCAAATTTaagtattttaataaagctTCTGACTGAGTAGTTTTGCCTGTTCTATCCAACccttcaaataatattagtcTTCCTCTTGTCATTTTGTATTggtatttgatttttacaattaattGTAGACTcggtattttttttgataggAATATGCGATTTGGGCTCCTATTAATACTTACAACCCTAGTGAAACCAAGCCTTGAATGGACTCCcatgaaatataaatagatTACATataacaaaagaaaaataaacatCAAATGTTGAAAAGTCATTTTGGCTActataattaaaaagttatttgaattttttttattgctTGATAAACTATATTGAGTTaactaattttaaaaatcgGTTTGAATGTACgtattaaatgaattgcatatttataattttaaatatatgtatatatatattatggattaaaaaagaatagtATAGGtaataatcaaatcatttaaGCCTTAGCCAAAGCTTTCTTAACAACGAACctcttttgttttcttaAGACCATAACTTGGAATCTTTGGAAGTCGGATAAAGAAGCTCTAGTTTCACGTTGAGCAATCTTCTTAGCCCAGTTAGTGTTGGCCCATTTTTCGGAAACCTTAGCGGCAGTCCATTCCTTGGAAACAACAGTGGTTCTAGCACCTCTTGGTAAAGAGAAAGTCAATTGAGTTAAAACAACGTCACCCAAGTTAATAGCTTGACGTGGGACACCAGTAGATGGACCATCAATCAAGACCTTCTTTTggttaataatttcaacaatAGCAGCCAACTTACCGGAGTATTCACCGTTGTTGATTAAAACAACACGGCCAACTTCAACTAATCTCCAGTTTGAGGCTTTGACAATAGAATCAGTGGACATATTTGCTGGGTTTATCTTCGTTAAATATAACTTTGATCcaaggaaaaaataatagacaAACTGTTctaaaaaatctaaatttttttctaatattcaACTAATTAACTACTAGATCGTTATCACTAACGCTAACTAACATTACCACAACCTGTACAAGATTTCATAGCCATTGggtattaatttttcactaaTTTCCCATGAGACCGACCACCCCATGTTGAGAATGGGTATAATGGAAACTATTTTCAGAAAGAAACTATCTCTTACAGGAGGAGAATAGTTGCTTAGGAGGAAGCCAGAGCAAGAGTTGCGTCAGCTTGCTTGTGCTTGAGACCAGACAGAAAATTTTCAACAGAAGCCTTCTTGGGTAGAAGGAGACTCCTTCTGGGTATAGGCCGAGGGTGTCTGGATGAGTGAGCAGGGAACAAACTTAGTGGGAGGAATGCGCTCTAGGATGCGGAGAGTAGTCCAAATTGGGGATGAAATTTCACTTGCCGTTacaagtgaaaaaaaatttcagaGGAAACTCTaagaaaatagaatataCCAATCAACAAGAAACTGTCCTCTAGTGACGCAAACAAAAATATGGGGCTCTCAAGGCCTTGCCGCCCAGCCCCTATTCTCCGTGGAGCTGACCATTCTCTGCTCGCTActaatattactattactactaTTGACGATTGATCTTCCTACCATCATTATTGTGATGTGCATACACAAACCTAAAGCTAACTAGTTGAGAGTTGGGTATTTTATTATCGCGTTACTATCTGCTGATATCGAACCCCTATTCGTCTTCTTACTCGATATGGATGTTTTTCCTTCGTTGGCAGTATTTTGTTCTTTAAACACTCTCTTGTTTCGGCAGTTAAGTCTGTTTAATCGACGAATGCTTCTgtaattgaattttcaCCCAATTGCTAACTTTTTTGGTTGgtactattattactgGCACTCTTGCGTTTGCTTCTGTCTTGCATATTACTTTCTTCAGGAATTTCACGTCATTTTCTCTATGCTAAGGAATCTCTTTAATATGCAATATGCACCTCGACTTACGTCTTATTACAATAGGAGTTTCCTGCTAAATGATCAATTACTGTGTTAGTGTGGCAGGTCACTGATTATCGTTAGTGTACAATGTTTTGGGAAATTGGGATAGTCCCTATTCAATGAACTTGTCTATTCTACAGTCCAATCAGCACGGGCACTATTGACACCGCTAAAACTTACGCAAAATACTTGTATTATGCTATTTACTTATTCTACTTATCTTCTGTGTGTGGTTGGATCACAGTTATTCGTGCTTCCACCAACAAGAACAACTAGCAAATGATCCAAAAGTGTCAATCAGATACAGACATCAATCCATTTTGCAagttattctttttttttttttttttttttttactgtTAACTGCTCGTAAGTATACTTGTGAATGCATATGcatacacacacacacacatatacatatatatatagttcTTTTTGGGCTGGCACATTtcgtaatattttttgtaaactTTCGAATTGCGTTGCAGTCAAAAGTTAGATTAGCATTACCTACAAGCAGTTATTTACCAAGCACTTTCAATTTAACTGGTATTTTCCTAGTACTCAACAATAGCAGCAGCACTCTTTACTTTGTTTTTATCTCTTATTACTTTCTGATTTTGTTGTACTCTAACTCGCCAATTTCTGtctaatttcttctttgcTTTTCAATTGCTTTccattgttttttttcctaaAATTATAGCTgaacagaaaaaaataaacattttactagaaaacaaaataaaaacatatCGTCCATTTTAACTTGCGAATAGAAGAaatctttatatttcattacTAGAACATAGAAATAAAACAGACGGAACGCTAGACATACTGATTGACATATTACACGTTTTCAATAACAAATCAATATCacttaaatattatttgtttatttaatattttttcttttttttatgcaA contains these protein-coding regions:
- the DID4 gene encoding ESCRT-III subunit protein DID4 (similar to Saccharomyces cerevisiae DID4 (YKL002W); ancestral locus Anc_2.509), coding for MSLFEWAFGKSVTPQERLRKNQRALDRTQRELEREKRKLEIQEKKIVNDIKRSAKNGQIGAAKIQAKDLVRTRNYIQKFDNMRTQLQAISLRIQTVRSSDQMAQSMKDATILLAGMNRSMNIPQLQRISMEFEKQSDLMDQRQDFMDESIDNAMGDELDEDEEADDIVNQVLDEIGVDLNAQLQTTPQGVMKESEVLESQPIAEAIGTSIGGSNPDADLQARLDSLKKQ
- the MRP17 gene encoding mitochondrial 37S ribosomal protein bS6m (similar to Saccharomyces cerevisiae MRP17 (YKL003C); ancestral locus Anc_2.508) — translated: MLYELLTISRITHPSALNQEAKEIAKMVGKLVIENRGVVRNVFPLGYRNLPKIIKKDQEKHFRGFNTLMLFDASPAVQSQIHRIIKKDPRIIRSSIISVSTKKSLDVATSYEKAYGKKTILERNSEYL
- the TBLA0I00210 gene encoding uncharacterized protein, with the protein product MSLLKVAIIGANGKVGRLLINRLKAYPSKFDIPLAIVRTKEQKEYFEQEVGVKASLTSIEDCTVDELTVAIKGYDAVVFSAGAGGRGIERIFTVDLEGCRKAMEACEKIHISRFLVVSAVKADVRSFWWNTGLRNYYIAKSAADEITKNSKLDFTILQPGWLGTDKGTGRFQPLDRFEEKSPNNYAIEREDVAEALEYSILNPKLTARKVIPLANGDKPIDFVFKHM
- the CDC8 gene encoding bifunctional thymidylate/uridylate kinase (similar to Saccharomyces cerevisiae CDC8 (YJR057W); ancestral locus Anc_1.504), with translation MTRGRLILFEGLDRTGKTTQSEALLKYLNLQGDQSSSSKRCELIKFPERSTPIGKLINNYLVDKSFKLPDQSIHLLFSSNRWELTEQIKSSLQKGNDVLLDRYVFSGIAYSLAKDTERMDFDWCLSPDIGLIKPDLTIFLTTDSDISTSNQINNRSGFGAERYEKSDFQLKVKAKFDIVFNYFFKDYTKSSSATTSNMYTSSDGITTLLKVNVIDKDIPTVFKEITNCVNDFKLVTDDYKYF
- the TBLA0I00230 gene encoding 60S ribosomal protein eL14 (similar to Saccharomyces cerevisiae RPL14B (YHL001W) and RPL14A (YKL006W); ancestral locus Anc_2.505); the protein is MSTDSIVKASNWRLVEVGRVVLINNGEYSGKLAAIVEIINQKKVLIDGPSTGVPRQAINLGDVVLTQLTFSLPRGARTTVVSKEWTAAKVSEKWANTNWAKKIAQRETRASLSDFQRFQVMVLRKQKRFVVKKALAKA